The following coding sequences lie in one Rhodohalobacter barkolensis genomic window:
- a CDS encoding TIGR00341 family protein, which produces MALRLIQIITPEDCELDEDIIDEDDVIEQWVDDSVSGRTTIHILADVELTEKILADIDDRLGHRDDYRVILLPVAATIPKQETNEEKEDEPPTQKEKEQGDKRVKRISRDELYEEIKAVVDISWVYFVLIALSCVVAANGLIRDSGAMVIGAMVIAPILGPNVGLSLATTLGDKALMIRSMKSIVYGFSLGMVLSIMMGFMIQVDPEVYEISSRTSVSFADIALGLSAGVAGCLSFTRGISAAVIGVMVAVALLPPMVATGLLLGSGMYDLAFGAAILTITYIICVNLAGVVTFLLQGIKPKSFRERREGEELSRYAIMIWVSLLIGLAAIIYFQFM; this is translated from the coding sequence ATGGCACTTCGACTTATACAAATTATTACTCCGGAAGATTGCGAACTCGATGAAGATATTATCGATGAAGATGATGTGATTGAGCAGTGGGTAGATGACTCTGTTTCCGGCCGAACCACCATACACATTCTGGCCGATGTTGAACTCACAGAAAAAATCCTGGCAGACATTGATGACAGACTAGGCCATCGTGATGACTACCGGGTAATTTTACTCCCTGTCGCCGCTACAATCCCAAAACAGGAGACAAATGAGGAGAAAGAGGATGAACCGCCAACACAAAAAGAGAAAGAGCAGGGAGATAAGAGAGTAAAGCGTATTTCAAGAGATGAGCTTTATGAGGAAATTAAAGCGGTAGTGGATATCTCGTGGGTGTACTTTGTTTTAATTGCACTCTCCTGTGTAGTAGCGGCTAACGGCCTGATTCGTGATAGCGGCGCGATGGTGATCGGGGCGATGGTTATTGCTCCGATTTTAGGTCCAAATGTAGGTTTGTCGCTGGCCACAACATTGGGAGATAAGGCTCTGATGATTCGCTCAATGAAGTCCATCGTATATGGATTTTCACTTGGAATGGTATTGTCCATCATGATGGGTTTCATGATTCAAGTCGATCCTGAGGTGTATGAAATATCATCACGCACGAGCGTGAGTTTTGCCGATATAGCACTTGGTTTATCCGCAGGAGTTGCTGGTTGTTTGTCATTTACAAGAGGAATCTCTGCGGCTGTTATTGGCGTGATGGTGGCTGTTGCACTTCTTCCCCCAATGGTTGCTACCGGACTCTTGCTGGGCAGCGGCATGTATGATCTGGCTTTTGGAGCCGCCATACTTACAATAACCTACATTATTTGTGTGAATTTAGCCGGAGTGGTGACTTTTTTACTCCAAGGTATAAAGCCCAAAAGTTTCAGGGAGAGAAGGGAAGGAGAGGAGCTCAGCCGCTATGCAATTATGATCTGGGTTTCGCTTCTGATAGGTCTTGCAGCTATTATCTATTTCCAGTTTATGTGA
- a CDS encoding D-2-hydroxyacid dehydrogenase gives MNIVFLDAKTVGTPPNLDKLKELGDVTFYPSTRPDQTEERIKDAEIVITNKVVLDEELISKYAGQLKMIAIAATGMNNVDQEAAEKHGVKVKNVAGYATDSVAQSTFSMLFRLMQDLEYYDQFIKSGEYSKSEIFTNLDRPFHELKGKRFGIIGLGTIGQRVAEIAEVFGAEVVYYSTSGKNTDQPYKRLDLEELLQTSDVVSIHAPLNENTNNLIAYNQIKKMKKSAILINTGRGRIVNESDLAMALDEELIAGAALDVFEQEPMSEDNPLLKVQNSSRLLMLPHITWSSVEARTEMIDGVYANIREFI, from the coding sequence ATGAACATCGTATTTCTGGACGCCAAAACCGTTGGAACACCGCCAAACCTGGATAAACTGAAGGAACTGGGAGATGTGACGTTCTATCCATCAACCCGGCCGGACCAAACCGAGGAGCGAATTAAGGATGCAGAGATTGTTATCACCAACAAAGTGGTACTTGATGAAGAACTGATTTCCAAATACGCCGGTCAGCTGAAAATGATTGCCATTGCAGCTACTGGTATGAATAATGTGGATCAGGAAGCGGCTGAGAAACATGGCGTAAAGGTCAAAAATGTGGCGGGTTATGCTACTGACAGTGTGGCTCAATCCACGTTTTCGATGCTCTTTCGGCTGATGCAGGATTTGGAGTATTATGATCAATTCATCAAGAGCGGAGAGTACTCAAAGAGCGAGATTTTCACGAATCTGGATCGTCCGTTTCATGAGCTGAAAGGGAAACGATTCGGCATTATCGGCTTGGGGACAATCGGCCAAAGAGTGGCTGAGATTGCAGAGGTTTTTGGTGCCGAAGTGGTTTACTACTCCACATCCGGTAAAAATACGGATCAGCCATACAAACGTTTGGATCTGGAAGAACTGTTGCAAACTTCTGATGTGGTGTCTATTCATGCGCCTTTGAATGAGAATACAAATAATTTGATCGCCTACAATCAGATCAAAAAAATGAAGAAGTCTGCAATTCTGATCAATACCGGAAGGGGGCGAATTGTGAATGAGTCCGATCTTGCCATGGCGCTGGATGAGGAGTTGATTGCCGGCGCTGCACTGGATGTTTTTGAGCAGGAGCCGATGAGTGAGGATAATCCGCTGCTGAAGGTTCAGAACAGTTCCAGATTGTTGATGCTGCCGCACATCACCTGGTCAAGCGTGGAGGCCCGTACAGAGATGATAGACGGAGTTTATGCAAACATCAGGGAGTTTATATAA
- a CDS encoding curli production assembly/transport component CsgF, which yields MNFRKIFTGILFASCLWMFLAVSGASAQQLVYQPKNPAFGGNPGNYSWLMNSANTQNRFDQAASAASRFQRDPLSDFQSSLQRQILSQLTRDIVNRQFGDGEVEERSFEFGEFSIDVVPGLDDVQIVIRNILTGDETSISVPSF from the coding sequence ATGAATTTTAGAAAGATATTTACAGGAATTTTATTTGCAAGTTGTTTGTGGATGTTCCTGGCAGTATCCGGTGCATCTGCCCAGCAACTTGTTTATCAACCTAAAAACCCGGCATTCGGTGGAAATCCGGGCAATTACTCCTGGCTGATGAACAGTGCAAATACGCAAAATCGTTTTGATCAGGCAGCCAGTGCAGCTTCAAGGTTTCAAAGAGATCCACTAAGTGATTTTCAAAGTTCACTTCAACGACAAATCCTGTCTCAACTGACGCGAGATATTGTGAATCGTCAGTTTGGCGATGGAGAGGTTGAAGAAAGGAGTTTTGAATTTGGTGAATTTTCAATCGATGTAGTGCCCGGATTGGATGACGTGCAAATTGTGATCCGTAACATTTTAACAGGCGACGAAACCAGCATTTCAGTTCCAAGTTTCTGA
- a CDS encoding ribonuclease D, giving the protein MSIRYIQQKDDFHSAVNHLLSTDQIAVDLEFDRNRYRYGFNLCLVQIYDGDDCLLIDPLSEQIQIEKLFPVMENPEIEKVAFAFQEDHRLLHHIGCRPKNIFDLRIASQLLNYPPASLTNIVMDTLDVDMGKSSQNSNWFKRPLKEHQIKYAAKDVLYLFDLKEKFKFEAKKKEILPWIDEENRNWDHAQYDDSDINNFIKEKDKRDLNEVEWHVFVKLMEFREEIASQANRPSYQIISKKLIYKIVENPERLNQWTAEKGVFRRLKTAHIQQKMKSLVKSALKEAEDLGLSPSKSARGVLTSEEMQEINQRKQLIQQAKSEFFTPIKDRISDEFGDEVSTFLFSNRTVAEIVTGSNGSLEQYKRDLIERYADELNLNADRFID; this is encoded by the coding sequence ATGAGCATACGCTACATTCAGCAAAAAGACGATTTCCATTCCGCCGTTAACCATCTCCTTTCTACAGATCAGATCGCTGTTGACCTTGAGTTTGATCGAAACCGATATCGCTACGGCTTTAACCTTTGCCTGGTACAGATTTATGATGGCGACGACTGCCTTTTGATTGACCCACTGAGTGAGCAGATCCAAATTGAAAAACTTTTCCCGGTTATGGAGAATCCGGAAATTGAAAAAGTTGCTTTCGCTTTTCAGGAAGATCACCGTTTGCTTCATCATATCGGTTGCCGACCCAAAAATATTTTTGATCTTCGAATCGCCTCACAGCTGCTGAACTATCCGCCTGCATCACTCACCAACATAGTCATGGATACTCTTGATGTGGATATGGGAAAATCATCACAAAACAGTAACTGGTTCAAGAGGCCTTTAAAAGAGCATCAGATAAAATATGCTGCAAAAGATGTTCTATATCTGTTTGATCTGAAAGAGAAATTTAAATTCGAGGCCAAAAAGAAAGAGATCCTTCCGTGGATTGATGAAGAGAACCGAAACTGGGATCATGCACAGTACGATGACTCGGACATCAATAATTTCATTAAGGAGAAAGACAAACGTGATCTGAATGAGGTAGAATGGCATGTTTTCGTGAAACTGATGGAATTTCGTGAAGAAATTGCGAGTCAGGCTAACCGGCCATCCTATCAGATAATCAGCAAAAAACTGATCTACAAGATTGTTGAAAACCCGGAGAGACTCAATCAATGGACTGCCGAAAAAGGTGTCTTCAGAAGGTTGAAAACAGCACACATACAGCAAAAAATGAAGAGTCTTGTGAAAAGTGCACTAAAGGAAGCTGAGGACTTGGGGCTTTCCCCGTCAAAATCGGCCAGAGGAGTTCTCACTTCAGAAGAGATGCAGGAAATTAATCAGAGGAAACAACTCATTCAGCAGGCAAAATCAGAATTCTTTACTCCAATCAAAGATAGAATATCGGACGAGTTCGGTGATGAAGTAAGTACCTTTTTATTCAGTAACCGAACCGTTGCGGAAATTGTAACCGGCTCGAACGGATCACTTGAACAGTATAAACGTGATTTGATTGAAAGATATGCTGATGAGCTGAATTTAAATGCGGATCGTTTTATCGATTAA
- a CDS encoding M28 family peptidase has translation MKKALHLFAFLFLISSSLAVAQSQEEIVNQIVIEANENSQLEDLAHHLLDVIGPRLVGTPQQQKAHDWAVELFESWGIDARNEQYGTWRGWERGVTHVDMLEPRVVTLEAMQLAWSPTTPEGGIEAEVVSLPWVESAEEFEEWLSTIDGKFVLVSMPQITGRPDYNWEEWATEESFEKMRQDRDEQMRAWRANIENTGYNQRTLPEALEEAGAAGLLMSNWSRGFGTNKIFGAATDNIPHIDVLLEDYGMLWRLAENGSSPVIRVNAQSKDMGEVPTFNTIAEIRGTEKPEEYIILSAHYDSWDGGTGATDNGTGSITMMEVARILKKIYPNPKRTILVGLWGGEEQGLNGSSAFVADNPEIVDGMQALFNQDNGTGRVANISGQGFLHSYDYLTRWLSAVPRDVTQNIETSFPGLPSGGGSDHSSFVSAGAPGFMTSSLSWDYYSYTWHTNRDTYDKIVFDDVRNNVILIATLAYMASEDPETTSRERRILPINPRTGEQMTWPEPRTPNRQGGLD, from the coding sequence ATGAAGAAAGCACTACATCTTTTTGCATTTCTATTTTTGATTTCCTCCTCATTGGCTGTTGCACAAAGTCAGGAAGAGATTGTCAATCAAATTGTTATCGAAGCCAATGAAAATTCACAACTGGAAGATCTTGCGCATCATCTTCTGGACGTTATCGGACCAAGACTTGTAGGAACACCTCAACAGCAAAAGGCACACGATTGGGCTGTTGAACTGTTTGAAAGCTGGGGTATCGATGCACGTAATGAGCAGTATGGAACTTGGCGCGGATGGGAACGAGGCGTTACTCATGTTGATATGCTTGAACCGCGAGTTGTAACTCTTGAAGCGATGCAGCTGGCCTGGAGTCCTACTACACCCGAAGGCGGAATAGAGGCAGAAGTTGTCTCACTGCCCTGGGTTGAAAGTGCTGAGGAATTTGAAGAGTGGCTATCCACCATCGACGGTAAGTTTGTATTGGTGTCCATGCCGCAAATAACCGGCCGGCCCGACTATAACTGGGAAGAGTGGGCTACGGAAGAGTCGTTCGAAAAAATGCGCCAGGATCGCGACGAACAGATGCGCGCCTGGAGAGCAAATATTGAAAACACCGGATACAATCAGCGTACACTGCCTGAAGCTTTGGAAGAAGCCGGTGCAGCGGGGCTGTTGATGTCGAACTGGAGTCGCGGATTTGGAACCAACAAAATTTTTGGTGCCGCCACGGATAACATCCCTCATATCGATGTTCTGCTCGAAGATTACGGAATGCTTTGGAGACTGGCTGAAAATGGCTCAAGTCCTGTGATTCGGGTAAATGCTCAATCAAAAGATATGGGAGAAGTTCCAACATTTAACACCATCGCTGAAATACGAGGAACGGAGAAACCGGAAGAGTATATCATCCTTTCTGCCCACTACGACTCCTGGGACGGCGGAACCGGAGCAACCGATAACGGTACCGGATCAATCACCATGATGGAAGTTGCCCGAATTCTGAAGAAAATTTATCCAAATCCAAAGCGTACCATCCTGGTCGGTCTTTGGGGAGGTGAAGAGCAGGGGCTGAATGGCTCAAGTGCTTTTGTTGCAGATAACCCGGAGATCGTTGATGGAATGCAGGCGCTGTTCAATCAGGATAACGGAACCGGCCGTGTGGCAAATATCAGCGGACAGGGATTCCTGCACTCCTACGATTATCTTACGCGTTGGCTTTCCGCTGTTCCGCGCGACGTTACCCAGAATATCGAAACCAGTTTTCCTGGACTGCCAAGCGGTGGTGGAAGTGATCATTCATCCTTTGTTTCAGCCGGGGCTCCGGGCTTTATGACAAGCTCTCTAAGCTGGGATTACTATAGCTATACCTGGCACACCAACCGAGATACATACGATAAAATCGTGTTTGATGATGTGAGAAATAATGTGATTCTGATTGCTACACTAGCCTATATGGCAAGTGAAGATCCGGAGACAACGTCTCGGGAAAGACGGATTCTTCCCATAAATCCAAGAACAGGTGAGCAGATGACCTGGCCTGAACCAAGAACACCAAATCGTCAGGGCGGATTGGATTAA
- a CDS encoding N-acetylmuramoyl-L-alanine amidase: protein MNVEKFPSSIRKKLSDMQFMANRGFLFLILSIFFGLIISDALAQETALYTPADKIDVLSEEEQLPRTEWIWAEQTVSENLRSKSPDRNTIILSGKTEQPFTGLAVGWKLEDQSINPNEFALQIRSIAQGEDFGGWTSSYGYISPQESPSGFYWAMLYVTESGEAHDQFEVEIEMPAGVELQEIRVTGADARLRNGDDFDNVEQSKEASKSYDMPEIVDRSGWWGDLPPSELEPNYSPTPIDISHALVHHTVTVNEPANPAQVIRQIWDWHVNDNGWLDIGYNFLIDHEGTIYQGRYNPNLEQTDVQGAHAGAANSQSVGVALLGQFEPGAQPAPGQPQALALDALVKTIGWRFTQTGIGSESSGYIAGNFLPVISGHRDVSATACPGENLYQLLPDIRSQVDTGESEPPEEVVEFPFELNQNYPNPFTGETTISFSLDEDLRVWIDIYNVSGEKVDRIYDEVTEAGEHEVSWSPTGLASGVYFYEIGTESYRLMKQMIYFR from the coding sequence ATGAATGTAGAAAAATTTCCTTCATCGATTCGTAAAAAATTATCCGATATGCAATTTATGGCCAATAGGGGTTTTCTTTTTTTAATTCTCTCCATCTTCTTTGGATTGATTATTTCTGATGCACTGGCACAGGAAACTGCTTTATACACACCCGCTGATAAGATCGATGTATTATCCGAAGAGGAGCAGTTGCCAAGAACGGAATGGATATGGGCCGAACAAACGGTCAGTGAAAATTTGAGATCTAAATCTCCGGATCGAAACACCATCATACTGAGTGGAAAAACGGAACAGCCTTTTACAGGTCTGGCCGTAGGGTGGAAGCTAGAAGATCAATCCATCAACCCGAATGAGTTTGCGTTACAAATTCGAAGCATTGCTCAGGGCGAAGATTTTGGTGGCTGGACATCTTCATATGGATACATCTCTCCGCAAGAATCTCCCAGTGGTTTCTATTGGGCGATGCTTTATGTGACGGAATCAGGTGAGGCGCACGATCAGTTTGAAGTGGAAATTGAGATGCCGGCCGGTGTAGAATTACAAGAAATTAGGGTGACAGGTGCAGACGCCAGATTAAGAAATGGTGATGATTTTGATAACGTTGAGCAGTCAAAAGAAGCTTCAAAAAGCTATGATATGCCGGAGATTGTGGATCGGTCGGGCTGGTGGGGAGATCTGCCGCCATCGGAGCTGGAGCCGAACTACTCTCCAACACCCATTGATATTTCCCACGCTTTAGTTCATCACACCGTAACGGTAAACGAGCCTGCCAACCCTGCACAGGTGATTCGACAGATTTGGGACTGGCATGTGAATGACAACGGTTGGCTCGACATCGGATACAACTTCTTGATCGATCATGAGGGAACAATTTATCAGGGAAGATACAATCCCAATCTGGAACAGACCGATGTTCAGGGAGCTCACGCCGGCGCTGCCAACAGCCAAAGTGTAGGTGTTGCGTTGCTTGGACAGTTTGAGCCGGGAGCACAGCCGGCACCGGGTCAACCTCAGGCATTAGCCCTGGATGCTTTGGTGAAAACGATCGGGTGGCGTTTTACACAAACTGGTATTGGTTCTGAAAGCAGTGGTTACATTGCCGGTAACTTCTTGCCTGTGATCTCCGGACACCGGGATGTTTCTGCCACGGCTTGTCCGGGCGAGAATCTCTATCAGCTTCTGCCTGATATTCGATCTCAGGTAGATACAGGAGAGTCTGAACCACCTGAAGAGGTTGTGGAGTTTCCCTTTGAGCTGAACCAAAACTATCCCAATCCGTTTACCGGGGAGACGACCATCTCATTTTCCTTGGATGAAGATCTCCGTGTTTGGATTGATATTTATAACGTCAGTGGCGAGAAGGTGGATCGAATATATGATGAGGTGACCGAAGCGGGTGAACACGAAGTGAGCTGGTCACCAACAGGATTAGCCAGCGGTGTTTACTTTTATGAGATCGGCACAGAATCCTACCGGCTGATGAAGCAGATGATCTATTTCCGGTAA
- a CDS encoding CsgG/HfaB family protein, whose product MMNKIVTYFSFLFSALLLAGCTGVMKPLHTERATAGIVSESSAALKSLPEPEEKVVAAVYRFRDQTGQYKPSDRVASWSTAVTQGATSILMKAMEESGWFVAIERESISNLLNERQIIQNIRQQNAGPNGPTPLPPLLFAGVMLEGGIIGYDTNVLTGGAGARYLGTGASSQYRKDQVTIYLRAVSTQSGRVLKTVHITKSIISQQLESGVFRFIDANRLLESELGYTYNEPPVMAVTEAIDEALKELVLEGIEDEIWSPKDPDEVEEYRLAFNAEKFKREQLSRNYFGLLEKADLRSGWTLNAFGSMGSVIGNYGNPDVNPGVSLSLERGLVKGFSIKGTGQYTTISAGDAYFDKISSAEILGNFYLTPDLNLSPYISLGGGTFFLGNIKKFKPYGVVEGGFDYKLNTRFGIRVGANYRYLFEDGLDGVEMGKYNDQHWGVNLGFTYKPNFKR is encoded by the coding sequence ATGATGAACAAAATCGTTACATATTTTAGTTTTCTTTTCAGTGCACTATTACTTGCAGGTTGTACAGGTGTAATGAAACCACTTCATACTGAGCGCGCGACGGCCGGTATTGTCAGCGAATCATCCGCTGCGTTGAAATCTTTGCCTGAACCTGAAGAAAAAGTGGTTGCGGCAGTATACCGCTTTAGAGATCAAACCGGTCAGTATAAGCCATCTGACAGGGTGGCAAGCTGGTCGACGGCTGTGACTCAGGGAGCTACCTCTATTTTGATGAAAGCGATGGAGGAGTCGGGATGGTTTGTGGCTATTGAGCGTGAAAGTATTTCAAATCTTCTGAATGAACGTCAGATTATTCAAAACATTCGCCAGCAAAATGCGGGGCCTAATGGACCAACGCCATTGCCCCCTCTGCTTTTTGCGGGTGTAATGTTAGAGGGAGGTATCATCGGATACGATACTAATGTGTTGACCGGAGGTGCAGGAGCCAGATATCTGGGTACGGGTGCTTCCTCACAGTACAGAAAAGATCAGGTTACCATTTATCTTAGAGCGGTTTCCACACAAAGCGGTAGAGTTTTAAAAACTGTCCACATAACCAAGTCGATTATTTCGCAACAGTTGGAAAGCGGTGTATTCCGGTTTATAGATGCAAACAGGCTCCTGGAATCTGAACTGGGTTACACCTACAACGAACCTCCTGTTATGGCTGTAACGGAGGCGATTGATGAAGCATTGAAAGAGCTGGTTTTAGAAGGAATTGAAGACGAAATCTGGAGTCCGAAAGATCCGGATGAAGTTGAAGAGTACAGGCTTGCCTTTAATGCTGAGAAATTTAAACGAGAGCAACTATCAAGAAACTATTTTGGACTGCTGGAAAAAGCGGATTTACGCAGCGGATGGACTCTTAACGCTTTTGGTTCTATGGGCAGCGTAATTGGAAACTATGGTAACCCGGACGTAAATCCCGGAGTAAGTTTAAGTTTGGAGCGGGGATTAGTAAAAGGATTTTCCATCAAGGGAACAGGCCAATATACTACGATCAGTGCAGGCGATGCCTATTTTGATAAAATTTCAAGTGCTGAGATCCTGGGGAATTTTTATCTGACTCCTGATTTAAACCTTTCACCTTATATATCACTCGGTGGCGGGACGTTTTTTCTGGGGAATATCAAAAAATTCAAGCCATACGGAGTAGTAGAAGGAGGATTTGACTACAAACTGAATACCCGGTTTGGAATAAGGGTCGGAGCAAATTATCGCTATCTGTTTGAAGACGGATTGGATGGCGTTGAGATGGGTAAGTATAATGACCAGCACTGGGGAGTAAATCTTGGATTTACCTATAAACCAAATTTTAAACGGTAA
- a CDS encoding carboxypeptidase-like regulatory domain-containing protein produces MKFRSIPALIFITIAFIFSSCSKETVDVQLFGDIEGIVIDSDSDDPIPRVNLTTTPPSNSITSNSDGSFNLNNLPVGNYTIQARKSGYSNVSVSVNVQEDRVTTAQIVLTPVDETPDVSEEDLEAEVTSWANAVVDDTTYVDVEYRLKNLNTDSDISEYEIYFKITTDGDTFYYDVSGTELNAEQIRNGNFRKSIRQNTAAEVVVDGVWVSQ; encoded by the coding sequence ATGAAATTTCGAAGTATTCCAGCACTTATATTTATCACAATAGCGTTTATTTTCTCATCCTGCTCAAAAGAGACTGTAGATGTTCAACTCTTTGGAGATATTGAAGGTATTGTCATCGATAGTGATTCTGATGATCCAATACCCAGGGTTAATTTGACTACGACCCCTCCATCCAACTCCATCACTTCAAACAGTGACGGCAGCTTCAACCTGAATAATTTACCGGTTGGTAATTATACGATTCAGGCTAGAAAAAGTGGCTACAGTAATGTATCAGTAAGCGTCAATGTACAGGAAGACCGAGTGACGACAGCTCAGATTGTGTTGACGCCTGTTGATGAGACCCCCGATGTGTCAGAAGAGGATTTAGAGGCTGAGGTCACCTCCTGGGCAAATGCGGTGGTAGATGACACTACCTATGTAGATGTCGAATACCGGCTGAAAAACCTAAATACAGATTCGGATATTTCTGAGTATGAGATCTATTTTAAAATTACTACAGACGGAGATACGTTTTATTATGATGTATCGGGAACAGAACTGAATGCGGAACAAATCAGAAACGGGAATTTCAGGAAAAGTATCCGTCAGAATACAGCAGCTGAAGTTGTAGTTGACGGAGTATGGGTATCTCAATAA
- a CDS encoding glycosyltransferase family 4 protein — protein sequence MSQMEKLLIIGKVWPEPDSSAAGGRMMELIDLFQQAGYDVTFATSASDSDYAVDLAEYDVHRADVEMNSPTFNEFIREMDPNAVMFDRFMTEEQFGWRVAEECPSAVRILDTEDLHCLRAARQSAWKQGCTFEPEMLFEHDITKREIASIYRCDLSLIISEFEFEILRNRFRIQEDLLFYLPFLMEDIPQSSPITFEDRSDFVSIGNFLHEPNWNAVLWLKEEILPLICQQLPNAKLNIYGAYPSQKVDQLDNPKEGFLVQGRAESAEEVISRARVLLAPLRFGAGLKGKLVDAMKFGTPSVTTAIGAEGIADVNDWPGAVTNVPSDFAKHAVELHQNKEEWENAQESGFDLLKQKFDKTKFTDDFLNRVAFISENLQSHRKKNFIGSMLMHHYQQGTKYMSKWIEEKNR from the coding sequence ATGTCACAAATGGAAAAATTACTGATCATCGGGAAAGTCTGGCCGGAACCTGACTCATCTGCTGCAGGCGGTCGAATGATGGAATTGATTGATCTCTTTCAGCAGGCCGGTTACGATGTTACATTTGCAACCTCAGCATCCGACAGCGACTATGCTGTTGATTTGGCTGAATACGATGTTCATCGAGCAGACGTTGAGATGAACAGCCCAACATTTAACGAATTCATCAGGGAGATGGACCCGAATGCCGTTATGTTCGACCGGTTTATGACCGAGGAACAGTTTGGATGGCGAGTAGCGGAGGAGTGCCCAAGTGCGGTAAGAATTTTGGATACTGAAGATCTTCATTGTCTTCGGGCAGCGCGTCAATCTGCATGGAAACAAGGGTGTACGTTTGAACCGGAGATGCTTTTTGAGCATGACATTACCAAGCGGGAAATTGCCAGTATTTACCGGTGTGATCTTTCGTTGATTATCTCAGAATTTGAGTTTGAAATCCTTCGCAATCGATTTCGGATACAGGAGGACCTACTGTTTTATCTTCCCTTTTTGATGGAAGATATACCGCAAAGTTCACCGATCACATTCGAAGATCGGAGTGATTTTGTATCCATTGGCAATTTTTTGCACGAGCCGAACTGGAATGCAGTGCTCTGGCTGAAGGAGGAAATCTTGCCGCTAATCTGCCAGCAACTGCCAAATGCAAAGCTTAATATTTACGGCGCTTATCCCTCACAGAAAGTGGATCAGCTTGACAATCCGAAGGAAGGTTTTTTGGTTCAAGGAAGGGCAGAGTCGGCCGAAGAGGTGATAAGCAGGGCCAGGGTTTTATTGGCGCCATTACGCTTCGGTGCAGGACTGAAAGGAAAGCTTGTGGATGCCATGAAATTTGGAACACCGAGCGTAACCACAGCGATTGGAGCAGAGGGAATTGCTGACGTAAATGATTGGCCCGGGGCAGTTACCAATGTACCGAGTGATTTTGCAAAACACGCGGTTGAGCTTCATCAAAACAAGGAGGAGTGGGAGAACGCGCAGGAATCAGGATTCGATCTGTTGAAACAGAAGTTCGATAAAACAAAGTTTACAGATGATTTTCTTAATCGTGTAGCTTTTATAAGTGAAAATCTGCAGAGTCACAGAAAGAAGAACTTTATCGGCTCGATGTTAATGCATCACTATCAGCAGGGGACCAAGTATATGTCGAAGTGGATTGAGGAGAAGAATAGGTGA
- a CDS encoding CsgE family curli-type amyloid fiber assembly protein, which yields MLLLPFGQSADKNSVQSERCSDSDVLYSVQKGDNLYRIAERFGDHRFWEPIYIANADQVNNPHLIFPGQKIRIPQNVANYKEANLNIAEVLENPFCKVSEVPIAKVNESHLRRYRISTLMDLAALESIAETESSSADSSEVVNEEEMAAFREAFNALIEEKKSEEQKKSNNTEQAMFRELDGMVHDETRSKFGRDFYDIFYRHWQSPPEASNYSIRIMEQPAPSLGSIIIVKVNDEETFKVRLQPKYDFVEEASKYAVRTTYAYLRDNKNEVIIY from the coding sequence TTGCTGTTATTACCATTCGGACAAAGTGCTGATAAGAATTCAGTACAGTCCGAACGTTGCAGCGATTCTGATGTACTCTATTCTGTACAGAAAGGGGATAATCTCTACCGAATTGCTGAACGATTCGGTGATCACCGTTTTTGGGAGCCAATTTATATTGCAAATGCTGACCAGGTAAACAATCCTCACCTTATTTTTCCGGGACAAAAAATTAGAATTCCACAAAATGTAGCCAACTATAAGGAGGCTAATCTCAATATTGCAGAAGTTCTTGAAAATCCTTTCTGTAAAGTCTCTGAAGTGCCTATAGCCAAGGTTAATGAATCTCATCTTCGACGATATAGAATCAGTACACTGATGGATTTAGCCGCATTGGAAAGTATTGCAGAGACTGAAAGCAGTAGTGCTGACAGTAGTGAGGTTGTGAATGAAGAGGAGATGGCAGCATTTCGTGAAGCCTTTAATGCTCTAATAGAAGAGAAAAAGAGTGAGGAGCAGAAGAAGTCCAACAACACAGAACAGGCAATGTTTCGGGAGCTGGATGGTATGGTTCACGACGAGACCCGGTCAAAATTCGGGCGTGATTTCTACGACATATTTTACCGCCATTGGCAGTCTCCGCCTGAGGCCAGTAACTACTCTATAAGAATAATGGAGCAACCCGCTCCCAGTCTGGGTTCAATCATTATAGTTAAGGTAAATGATGAAGAAACATTTAAAGTGAGGCTGCAACCTAAGTATGACTTTGTTGAAGAGGCCAGTAAATATGCGGTAAGAACTACGTATGCATATTTACGTGATAACAAAAATGAAGTAATAATATACTGA